One genomic region from Cellulomonas hominis encodes:
- a CDS encoding NAD-dependent epimerase/dehydratase family protein has protein sequence MSHLVVGAGPVGSALVRLLADRGDAVTVVTRSGGGPDHPGIRRVAADAADADRLADLARGAATVVNCANPGTYAEWEARWPPLAAALLAAAERSGAVLVTTGNLYGYGPVDVPMTPDLPLAATGHKGRLRARMWQDALAAHEAGRVRATEVRAADYIGPTVTAAGGLLRRYADAALRGRTARTFGDPDVPHAFSFVPDVARTLAAVAGDERAWGRAWHVPGAPERTVREVLTDLVTAADAVSAAGPGTAAPAPRVRRVPRPLLAAGARVVPVLRELDEVLWQFDRPFRLDASATTATFGMHPTPWPEVVAATAAGWSPAARSPRAARAPRLA, from the coding sequence GTGTCCCACCTCGTCGTCGGCGCCGGCCCGGTCGGCTCCGCGCTCGTCCGCCTGCTGGCCGACCGCGGCGACGCGGTCACCGTCGTCACCCGCTCCGGCGGCGGCCCCGACCACCCGGGGATCCGCCGGGTCGCCGCCGACGCGGCCGACGCCGACCGCCTCGCCGACCTGGCCCGCGGCGCCGCCACGGTGGTGAACTGCGCGAACCCCGGCACGTACGCGGAGTGGGAGGCGCGCTGGCCCCCGCTGGCAGCCGCCCTGCTCGCCGCGGCCGAGCGCTCCGGGGCCGTCCTGGTCACCACGGGCAACCTGTACGGCTACGGCCCGGTCGACGTCCCGATGACCCCGGACCTGCCGCTCGCCGCCACGGGCCACAAGGGCCGGCTCCGCGCCCGGATGTGGCAGGACGCGCTCGCCGCCCACGAGGCCGGCCGGGTCCGCGCCACCGAGGTCCGCGCCGCCGACTACATCGGGCCGACCGTCACGGCCGCCGGCGGGCTGCTGCGCCGGTACGCCGACGCGGCGCTGCGCGGGCGCACCGCCCGGACGTTCGGCGACCCGGACGTCCCGCACGCGTTCTCCTTCGTCCCCGACGTGGCGCGCACGCTCGCGGCCGTCGCCGGGGACGAGCGCGCCTGGGGCCGGGCCTGGCACGTCCCGGGCGCGCCGGAGCGCACCGTCCGCGAGGTGCTCACCGACCTCGTCACCGCGGCCGACGCCGTCTCCGCGGCCGGCCCCGGGACCGCCGCCCCCGCTCCCCGCGTCCGCCGCGTCCCCCGCCCCCTGCTCGCCGCCGGCGCCCGCGTCGTCCCGGTGCTGCGCGAGCTCGACGAGGTGCTGTGGCAGTTCGACCGCCCGTTCCGCCTCGACGCGTCCGCGACCACCGCGACGTTCGGCATGCACCCCACGCCCTGGCCCGAGGTGGTCGCCGCGACGGCCGCGGGCTGGTCTCCCGCGGCCCGCTCGCCGCGCGCCGCACGGGCTCCGCGACTAGCGTGA
- a CDS encoding iron-containing redox enzyme family protein produces the protein MRTPTARGPFSAAVLDALTTGVVDPALPDRAAEAAGTAARADLLTDDDVQIALTALYELHHQGLDGVDDRLEWDPVLLRTRAALEGPFEAQIRAEVAVPDDLRAELDADAAREGLGPAVARALFDLTSRDSGPSLSAYVARKATDQQLHELLVHRSVYQLKEADPHTWAIPRLAGAPKAALVEIQADEYGGGRPERMHAALFARTMRGLGLDDTYGRYVDDVPAITLASVNMMSLFGLHRRLRGCIVGHLAAFEMTSSQPNRLYGNGFRRHGYDADVTWYFDEHVEADAVHEQIAGRDLAGALVEQQPDLLDDVLLGAAACLAVDGRVGAHLVGCWSAGETSLRRPPAVGSAA, from the coding sequence ATGCGCACACCCACCGCCCGCGGACCGTTCAGCGCGGCCGTCCTGGACGCCCTGACCACCGGCGTCGTCGACCCGGCGCTCCCCGACCGCGCCGCGGAGGCCGCGGGCACCGCCGCCCGGGCCGACCTGCTGACCGACGACGACGTGCAGATCGCGCTCACCGCCCTGTACGAGCTGCACCACCAGGGCCTGGACGGCGTGGACGACCGCCTGGAGTGGGACCCGGTCCTGCTGCGCACCCGGGCCGCGCTCGAGGGGCCGTTCGAGGCGCAGATCCGCGCCGAGGTCGCCGTCCCGGACGACCTGCGGGCCGAGCTCGACGCGGACGCCGCCCGCGAGGGGCTGGGCCCGGCGGTGGCCCGCGCGCTGTTCGACCTGACGAGCCGGGACTCCGGGCCGAGCCTGTCCGCGTACGTCGCCCGCAAGGCCACCGACCAGCAGCTGCACGAGCTCCTCGTGCACCGGTCGGTCTACCAGCTCAAGGAGGCCGACCCGCACACGTGGGCCATCCCGCGGCTGGCGGGCGCGCCCAAGGCGGCGCTCGTGGAGATCCAGGCCGACGAGTACGGCGGCGGGCGGCCGGAGCGGATGCACGCCGCGCTGTTCGCGCGCACGATGCGCGGCCTCGGCCTGGACGACACCTACGGCCGCTACGTCGACGACGTCCCGGCGATCACCCTGGCCTCGGTCAACATGATGAGCCTGTTCGGCCTGCACCGGCGGCTGCGCGGCTGCATCGTCGGGCACCTGGCCGCGTTCGAGATGACGTCCTCGCAGCCGAACCGGCTGTACGGCAACGGCTTCCGGCGGCACGGCTACGACGCCGACGTCACGTGGTACTTCGACGAGCACGTCGAGGCGGACGCGGTGCACGAGCAGATCGCCGGCCGCGACCTGGCCGGCGCCCTGGTGGAGCAGCAGCCGGACCTGCTGGACGACGTGCTGCTCGGCGCGGCCGCGTGCCTCGCCGTCGACGGCCGGGTCGGCGCCCACCTGGTCGGGTGCTGGTCCGCCGGGGAGACCTCGCTGCGACGGCCGCCGGCGGTGGGGAGCGCGGCGTGA
- a CDS encoding glycosyltransferase has translation MTAVADAEYVLPLRWTDDGGLAELAAYLHALARHLPVTVVDGSDPDRFAAHGRAFGPAVRHVRPDPRPGCNGKVAGVVTGLRLATAGRVVLADDDVRYDDATLRAVLAPLADADVVRPQNVYDPLPWQARWDTARILLNRAAGSDYPGTLALRRTALGPEGYDGDVLFENLELLRTVRARGGTEHRADDVYVTRRPPAVAHFWRQRPRQAYDSLAQPARFAAELAVLPVVLLAAARRPTLLLALAGVAFAAAERGRRHAGGARVLPASAVPLAPLWLLERGVCAWLALALRATGGVPYAGRRVARAATAARVLRARTRPSTGPAPQEAP, from the coding sequence GTGACCGCCGTCGCCGACGCCGAGTACGTCCTGCCGCTGCGCTGGACCGACGACGGCGGCCTGGCGGAGCTCGCCGCCTACCTGCACGCGCTCGCGCGCCACCTGCCCGTGACGGTCGTCGACGGCTCGGACCCCGACCGGTTCGCCGCGCACGGACGCGCCTTCGGCCCCGCGGTCCGGCACGTCCGCCCGGACCCGCGACCCGGGTGCAACGGCAAGGTCGCCGGGGTGGTCACCGGCCTGCGGCTGGCGACGGCGGGGCGGGTCGTCCTCGCCGACGACGACGTGCGCTACGACGACGCCACGCTCCGGGCGGTGCTCGCCCCGCTCGCGGACGCCGACGTCGTCCGGCCCCAGAACGTCTACGACCCCCTCCCCTGGCAGGCCCGGTGGGACACCGCCCGCATCCTGCTGAACCGCGCCGCGGGGTCGGACTACCCGGGCACGCTGGCCCTGCGGCGCACGGCGCTCGGGCCGGAGGGCTACGACGGCGACGTGCTGTTCGAGAACCTCGAGCTGCTCCGCACCGTCCGCGCCCGCGGCGGCACCGAGCACCGCGCCGACGACGTGTACGTCACCCGGCGGCCGCCGGCCGTCGCGCACTTCTGGCGCCAGCGCCCCCGGCAGGCGTACGACAGCCTCGCCCAGCCCGCCCGGTTCGCCGCCGAGCTCGCGGTGCTGCCGGTCGTCCTGCTGGCCGCCGCCCGGCGCCCCACGCTGCTCCTCGCGCTGGCCGGGGTCGCGTTCGCCGCCGCCGAGCGGGGCCGGCGGCACGCGGGCGGGGCGCGGGTGCTGCCCGCGTCCGCGGTGCCGCTCGCGCCGCTCTGGCTGCTGGAGCGCGGCGTGTGCGCCTGGCTGGCCCTCGCCCTGCGCGCCACCGGCGGCGTCCCCTACGCGGGCCGCCGCGTCGCCCGCGCGGCCACCGCGGCGCGCGTCCTGCGCGCCCGCACCCGTCCCAGCACCGGTCCCGCACCCCAGGAGGCACCGTGA
- a CDS encoding CDGSH iron-sulfur domain-containing protein — translation MTTRPAVVLTPCPDGPILVRGDVEIRDAAGRAVPRRRATVALCRCGASGIKPFCDGSHKAIGFRTDDEVPRPPEPVPGGDPR, via the coding sequence GTGACCACCCGACCCGCCGTCGTCCTGACCCCCTGCCCGGACGGGCCGATCCTCGTGCGCGGGGACGTCGAGATCCGCGACGCCGCCGGCCGGGCCGTCCCGCGACGCCGCGCCACGGTGGCCCTGTGCCGGTGCGGCGCGTCCGGCATCAAGCCGTTCTGCGACGGCTCGCACAAGGCCATCGGGTTCCGCACCGACGACGAGGTGCCCCGCCCGCCCGAGCCAGTCCCGGGAGGTGACCCGCGATGA
- a CDS encoding MBL fold metallo-hydrolase, producing the protein MRVSVPAPGVARLTHASVNLYVLADERGATVVDAGLPRMWTALPRALAAVDRTPADVRAVVLTHAHFDHVGFARRAMQQLGTDVWVHPADAHLAAHPYRYAHENPRAVYPLRHPRAALTLAAMVGAGAARVRGVRVVRSILPGRRLKVPGRPEVIACPGHTAGSVALHLPDRGVLLTGDALVTLDPYTKRTGPRIVAGAATADSAQNLESLAALAATGAGLLLPGHGEPWTRGAAEAVRLALEAGPS; encoded by the coding sequence ATGAGAGTCAGCGTCCCCGCCCCCGGCGTCGCCCGCCTCACGCACGCCTCGGTCAACCTCTACGTCCTCGCCGACGAGCGCGGCGCCACCGTCGTCGACGCCGGGCTGCCGCGCATGTGGACGGCGCTGCCCCGCGCGCTCGCGGCCGTCGACCGCACCCCCGCCGACGTCCGGGCCGTCGTCCTCACGCACGCGCACTTCGACCACGTCGGGTTCGCGCGCCGGGCGATGCAGCAGCTCGGCACGGACGTCTGGGTGCACCCCGCCGACGCGCACCTCGCCGCGCACCCGTACCGGTACGCGCACGAGAACCCGCGCGCCGTCTACCCCCTGCGCCACCCGCGCGCCGCCCTCACGCTCGCGGCGATGGTCGGCGCCGGGGCCGCCCGCGTCCGGGGCGTGCGGGTCGTCCGGTCGATCCTCCCGGGCCGGCGGCTCAAGGTCCCCGGCCGCCCCGAGGTGATCGCCTGCCCCGGGCACACCGCGGGCAGCGTCGCGCTGCACCTGCCCGACCGCGGCGTGCTGCTCACCGGCGACGCGCTCGTCACGCTCGACCCGTACACGAAGCGGACCGGCCCGCGGATCGTCGCCGGCGCCGCGACCGCGGACAGCGCGCAGAACCTGGAGTCGCTCGCGGCGCTCGCGGCCACCGGCGCCGGCCTCCTGCTGCCCGGGCACGGCGAGCCGTGGACGCGCGGGGCGGCCGAGGCGGTGCGCCTGGCGCTCGAGGCGGGACCGTCCTGA
- a CDS encoding phytoene desaturase family protein gives MTSDAAPPPRHSAGRRPTARPVRRTGVPGRAPGPADPDAVVVGAGPNGLAAAVTLARAGLDVVVLEAQDTVGGGSRTLDLGLADGIRHDICSAVHPMAWASPFFRSLGLHERLDLLTPEASFAHPLDGGRAGIAYRDLDRTAERLGADGATWRRLFGPLVERWQDVVALALGDHRSVPDGVTRDPLRAALTAARFGLGVLRNGAPVVPSALRTEEGAALLTGVAGHAITPLPSTAAAGTAVLLTTLAHAGHGWPVVRGGSQAIADALHADLVRLGGRVVTGRPVARRADLPPARAYLFDTAPRLVAQVMGDAMPPGLARAYAGYRYGNAAAKVDLVVDGPIPWAHPEVHRAGTVHLGGTRDQVVAAERAVARGRHAEHPLTLLSDPAALDAGRASGGRRPVWAYAHVPAGSDVDPTEAVLGQVERFAPGFRDTVVAAHAIPAARLAEHDANLVGGDISGGAISLLRMFTRPTPRWDPFDAGVPGVYLCSASTPPGPGVHGLSGWYAARRALRDVFGRADRVAA, from the coding sequence ATGACCTCCGACGCCGCACCGCCGCCCCGGCACAGCGCCGGGCGCCGCCCGACCGCCCGACCGGTCCGCCGCACCGGCGTCCCGGGACGCGCCCCCGGGCCCGCGGACCCGGACGCCGTCGTGGTCGGCGCCGGCCCGAACGGGCTCGCGGCCGCCGTGACCCTGGCCCGCGCGGGGCTGGACGTCGTCGTGCTCGAGGCGCAGGACACGGTCGGCGGCGGCAGCCGCACGCTCGACCTCGGGCTCGCGGACGGCATCCGGCACGACATCTGCTCCGCGGTGCACCCGATGGCCTGGGCGTCCCCGTTCTTCCGGTCCCTCGGGCTGCACGAGCGGCTCGACCTGCTCACGCCCGAGGCCTCGTTCGCGCACCCGCTCGACGGCGGCCGGGCCGGCATCGCCTACCGGGACCTGGACCGCACGGCGGAGCGGCTCGGCGCGGACGGCGCGACGTGGCGGCGGCTGTTCGGGCCGCTGGTCGAGCGCTGGCAGGACGTCGTCGCCCTCGCCCTCGGCGACCACCGCAGCGTGCCGGACGGGGTGACGCGCGACCCGCTCCGCGCCGCGCTCACCGCCGCCCGCTTCGGCCTCGGCGTGCTGCGCAACGGCGCGCCGGTCGTCCCGTCCGCGCTGCGCACCGAGGAGGGCGCCGCGCTGCTCACCGGCGTGGCCGGGCACGCCATCACCCCGCTGCCCTCGACGGCGGCCGCCGGGACCGCCGTCCTGCTCACCACGCTCGCGCACGCCGGGCACGGCTGGCCGGTGGTCCGCGGCGGCTCGCAGGCGATCGCCGACGCGCTGCACGCCGACCTCGTCCGGCTCGGCGGCCGCGTGGTCACCGGGCGCCCGGTCGCCCGACGCGCCGACCTGCCGCCCGCCCGCGCGTACCTGTTCGACACGGCGCCGCGCCTGGTGGCGCAGGTGATGGGCGACGCGATGCCGCCCGGGCTCGCCCGCGCCTACGCCGGCTACCGGTACGGCAACGCCGCCGCGAAGGTCGACCTGGTCGTCGACGGCCCGATCCCGTGGGCGCACCCCGAGGTGCACCGCGCGGGCACCGTGCACCTGGGCGGCACGCGCGACCAGGTCGTCGCCGCCGAGCGCGCCGTCGCCCGCGGCCGGCACGCCGAGCACCCGCTGACCCTGCTGTCCGACCCCGCCGCGCTCGACGCGGGCCGCGCGTCCGGCGGGCGGCGGCCGGTGTGGGCGTACGCGCACGTGCCCGCGGGCTCCGACGTCGACCCGACCGAGGCGGTGCTGGGCCAGGTCGAGCGGTTCGCCCCCGGCTTCCGGGACACGGTGGTCGCCGCGCACGCGATCCCCGCCGCGCGTCTGGCGGAGCACGACGCGAACCTCGTCGGCGGCGACATCTCCGGCGGCGCGATCTCGCTGCTGCGGATGTTCACCCGCCCGACGCCCCGGTGGGACCCGTTCGACGCGGGCGTCCCCGGCGTCTACCTGTGCTCCGCCTCGACTCCGCCGGGGCCGGGCGTGCACGGGCTGTCCGGCTGGTACGCGGCCCGGCGGGCGCTGCGCGACGTGTTCGGGCGGGCGGATAGGGTCGCGGCGTGA
- a CDS encoding type 1 glutamine amidotransferase: MSQPRPVLVLTHVAHEGPGLIARALDGLPLTTRTVVDDRTPRLPAVSDLAGLVVMGGPQDADDDAGHPGLPAERRLLAEAVDAGVPTLGVCLGMQLLALALGAPLHRRHGTEIGFGPVDVVAPDPVLAPAGARPTVLHWHADAVDLPDGATLLATNEATPVQAFRAGSAVGLQFHLEVDPTVLDLWLATPTMTADLEPGDADTIRLGSRQHLAALRPAADLGLAAFAAAVRERA; encoded by the coding sequence GTGAGCCAGCCGCGACCCGTCCTCGTCCTCACGCACGTCGCGCACGAGGGACCCGGGCTGATCGCCCGCGCGCTCGACGGGCTGCCGCTGACCACGCGCACCGTCGTCGACGACCGGACGCCCCGGCTGCCGGCGGTGTCCGACCTCGCGGGGCTGGTCGTCATGGGCGGCCCGCAGGACGCCGACGACGACGCGGGCCACCCCGGCCTGCCCGCGGAGCGCCGGCTGCTCGCCGAGGCCGTCGACGCCGGCGTGCCGACGCTCGGCGTCTGCCTCGGCATGCAGCTGCTCGCCCTCGCGCTCGGTGCGCCGCTGCACCGCCGGCACGGCACCGAGATCGGCTTCGGCCCGGTCGACGTCGTCGCGCCCGACCCGGTGCTCGCGCCCGCCGGCGCCCGCCCGACGGTGCTGCACTGGCACGCCGACGCGGTGGACCTGCCCGACGGCGCGACCCTGCTCGCCACCAACGAGGCCACCCCCGTGCAGGCGTTCCGGGCGGGCAGCGCGGTCGGCCTGCAGTTCCACCTCGAGGTCGACCCGACCGTGCTCGACCTCTGGCTCGCCACGCCGACGATGACCGCCGACCTCGAGCCGGGCGACGCCGACACCATCCGGCTCGGGTCCCGCCAGCACCTCGCCGCGCTCCGGCCCGCCGCCGACCTCGGGCTCGCGGCGTTCGCGGCCGCCGTCCGGGAGCGCGCGTGA
- a CDS encoding NUDIX hydrolase: MTDAGALRDLLALCDARPVWAPDPERAFDGGLPGRPVRSSAVLVLFGALDRAAARTPHPAVAADLDVLLTRRSPTLRHHPGQVSFPGGGIDPGDAGPEAAALREAREETGLDPAGVRVLGALPPLPVTASRNLVTPVLAWWDRPSAVAAADPAETVDVFRVPVADLVEPANRVTATVRRAGHEYRGPAFDAGGVLVWGFTAFVLDRLLDALGWAVPWDAGRTVPAPV, from the coding sequence GTGACCGACGCCGGGGCCCTGCGCGACCTGCTGGCCCTGTGCGACGCCCGGCCGGTGTGGGCGCCCGACCCGGAGCGCGCGTTCGACGGCGGCCTGCCCGGGCGCCCGGTGCGCAGCTCGGCCGTCCTCGTGCTCTTCGGCGCCCTGGACCGCGCGGCCGCCCGCACGCCGCACCCGGCCGTCGCCGCCGACCTCGACGTCCTGCTCACCCGCCGCTCCCCCACGCTGCGGCACCACCCCGGGCAGGTGTCCTTCCCCGGCGGCGGCATCGACCCCGGCGACGCCGGCCCCGAGGCGGCAGCGCTGCGCGAGGCGCGCGAGGAGACCGGCCTGGACCCGGCCGGCGTCCGGGTGCTCGGCGCGCTGCCGCCGCTGCCGGTGACCGCGAGCCGGAACCTCGTCACGCCGGTCCTCGCGTGGTGGGACCGGCCGTCCGCCGTCGCGGCGGCCGACCCGGCCGAGACCGTCGACGTGTTCCGGGTGCCCGTGGCGGACCTCGTCGAGCCCGCCAACCGGGTGACGGCGACCGTGCGCCGGGCCGGGCACGAGTACCGGGGACCCGCGTTCGACGCCGGCGGGGTGCTCGTGTGGGGGTTCACGGCGTTCGTGCTGGACCGGCTGCTGGACGCCCTCGGCTGGGCCGTCCCGTGGGACGCCGGACGGACCGTCCCCGCGCCGGTCTGA
- a CDS encoding MATE family efflux transporter, with amino-acid sequence MAKVLTAGSPWRVILVFAVPLLVGNVVQQLYQFADAVVVGRHLGVDSLGAVGATGSLLFLLLGFVWGMTSGFAIPTAQAFGARDLAGVRRSVATGTLLTGAASLLLTVAAPLLAGPVLALLRTPDVLMAEATTFAQVSFLGTGALMFFNYLSAIIRAIGDSRTPLVFLTLACLLNVALVVLLVGPAGLGVGGAALATVLAQAVSVLLCLEFVRRRVPVLHVRRTDWRVPRADLAEHLRLGLPMGFQASIIAIGALAVQVRLNDLGADAVAAYTTASRVDGLAVALLQSLGLAVSMFVAQNLGGGRPDRIRQGVVQATWIAVAGSAVLGVLLLATGGALVQMFVGDGADRVVHLATQFLHVNAAMYALLGVLFVLRGGLQGLGRTGVPTLTGVIELVMRVGAAIVLGGAFGFVGVVWGNPLAWAGAVVLLVPAYARAHRHLGTLPIAPLAQVEATPEPVPVEGPSEGSMVVDAVVPQPRPAADADSGAGDLADPERDAARA; translated from the coding sequence ATGGCCAAGGTCCTGACCGCCGGCAGCCCCTGGCGCGTGATCCTCGTGTTCGCCGTGCCCCTGCTCGTCGGCAACGTCGTCCAGCAGCTCTACCAGTTCGCCGACGCGGTCGTCGTCGGCCGCCACCTCGGCGTCGACTCCCTCGGGGCCGTCGGCGCGACCGGCAGCCTCCTGTTCCTCCTGCTCGGCTTCGTCTGGGGCATGACCTCGGGGTTCGCGATCCCCACCGCCCAGGCGTTCGGCGCGCGGGACCTCGCGGGCGTGCGCCGGTCGGTCGCGACCGGCACGCTCCTGACCGGTGCCGCCAGCCTGCTGCTCACCGTCGCCGCTCCGCTGCTCGCCGGCCCGGTGCTCGCGCTGCTGCGCACGCCGGACGTCCTCATGGCCGAGGCGACGACGTTCGCGCAGGTGAGCTTCCTGGGGACCGGCGCGCTGATGTTCTTCAACTACCTGTCCGCGATCATCCGCGCGATCGGCGACTCCCGGACGCCGCTGGTCTTCCTCACGCTGGCGTGCCTGCTCAACGTCGCGCTCGTCGTGCTGCTGGTCGGTCCCGCGGGTCTCGGCGTCGGCGGCGCGGCTCTCGCGACCGTCCTCGCGCAGGCCGTCTCGGTGCTGCTCTGCCTGGAGTTCGTTCGCCGCCGGGTGCCGGTGCTGCACGTGCGGCGCACCGACTGGCGCGTGCCGCGGGCCGACCTCGCGGAGCACCTGCGGCTCGGTCTGCCGATGGGCTTCCAGGCGTCGATCATCGCGATCGGCGCGCTCGCCGTGCAGGTGCGGCTGAACGACCTCGGTGCCGACGCCGTCGCGGCGTACACCACCGCGTCGCGGGTCGACGGGCTCGCGGTCGCGCTGCTGCAGTCGCTGGGGCTCGCGGTGTCGATGTTCGTCGCCCAGAACCTCGGCGGCGGGCGGCCGGACCGGATCCGGCAGGGCGTCGTGCAGGCCACGTGGATCGCCGTGGCGGGGTCGGCGGTGCTGGGCGTGCTGCTGCTCGCGACCGGCGGCGCGCTCGTGCAGATGTTCGTCGGCGACGGCGCGGACCGCGTCGTGCACCTGGCGACCCAGTTCCTGCACGTCAACGCCGCGATGTACGCGCTGCTCGGGGTGCTGTTCGTGCTGCGCGGCGGGCTCCAGGGCCTCGGGCGCACCGGCGTGCCCACGCTCACCGGCGTCATCGAGCTCGTCATGCGCGTCGGCGCGGCCATCGTGCTCGGCGGGGCGTTCGGCTTCGTCGGCGTCGTGTGGGGCAACCCGCTCGCCTGGGCCGGCGCGGTCGTGCTGCTGGTGCCCGCCTACGCCCGCGCGCACCGGCACCTCGGCACGCTGCCGATCGCCCCGCTCGCCCAGGTCGAGGCCACGCCGGAGCCGGTGCCCGTGGAGGGGCCGTCCGAGGGGTCGATGGTCGTGGACGCGGTGGTCCCGCAACCGCGCCCGGCCGCCGACGCGGACTCCGGGGCCGGCGACCTGGCCGACCCGGAGCGGGACGCCGCGCGCGCCTGA
- a CDS encoding TetR/AcrR family transcriptional regulator: protein MPTTRADARRNQQAVLDAALRLFRADPAATVAQVAAAAGVGRVTLYGHFPTREALVGAALSAAVDRARRALDEAGDDPDPRVALHRMLAAAWPALADGHGAVAAACRELPAAEVDARHEPVVGPLRAVLERGVASGAFRDDLPVPWLVAAVSALVHAAAEQVASGAAAHDAATAHLTASVAAVVAVVAPRG from the coding sequence ATGCCGACCACCCGCGCCGACGCCCGCCGCAACCAGCAGGCGGTGCTCGACGCCGCGCTCCGCCTGTTCCGGGCCGACCCCGCCGCCACGGTCGCGCAGGTCGCCGCCGCGGCCGGCGTGGGGCGCGTGACGCTCTACGGGCACTTCCCGACGCGGGAGGCGCTGGTCGGCGCGGCGCTGTCCGCGGCGGTCGACCGGGCGCGGCGCGCGCTCGACGAGGCGGGCGACGACCCCGACCCGCGGGTCGCGCTGCACCGGATGCTCGCGGCGGCCTGGCCGGCGCTGGCGGACGGGCACGGCGCCGTCGCCGCGGCGTGCCGCGAGCTGCCGGCCGCGGAGGTCGACGCCCGGCACGAGCCCGTCGTCGGGCCCCTGCGCGCGGTGCTGGAGCGCGGGGTGGCGTCCGGGGCGTTCCGGGACGACCTGCCGGTGCCCTGGCTGGTCGCCGCGGTGTCGGCGCTGGTGCACGCGGCGGCGGAGCAGGTCGCCTCGGGCGCCGCGGCGCACGACGCCGCGACCGCGCACCTCACGGCGAGCGTCGCGGCCGTCGTGGCGGTGGTGGCGCCGCGGGGCTGA
- a CDS encoding NAD-dependent epimerase/dehydratase family protein, producing MTATDPTALHVLVLGGYGAVGRHAVAALRAAGHAPVVAGRDPARADLPLDLGDRAAVARAAADADVVLNAAGSEDPRLAAAVTRAGTAFVDVSATAGYLDALAGATHAAPVVLSVGIAPGLTNLLAHAVARRDAAAGRDAAAGRDASGALDIAVVLGAGEAHGAAATAWSLGLLGSRFPDTTAPGRTVRSYTRGARFALPDGPRRLYRTDFSDQHVLTRELGRPVRTYFGTDSRLATAALAALTWVPPVGRLAGRAHLPGGEDWVLQVRDASGPRATVTGTGQSRATGVLAARAAVLAAGAPAGVHHLPALARLEDLDLPYRVDWHEGARPAPVA from the coding sequence GTGACCGCCACCGACCCCACCGCCCTGCACGTCCTCGTGCTCGGCGGCTACGGCGCGGTCGGCCGGCACGCCGTCGCCGCCCTGCGCGCCGCCGGGCACGCCCCCGTCGTCGCCGGCCGCGACCCCGCACGCGCCGACCTCCCGCTGGACCTCGGCGACCGGGCGGCCGTCGCGCGCGCCGCCGCCGACGCCGACGTGGTGCTCAACGCCGCCGGCAGCGAGGACCCCCGGCTCGCGGCGGCGGTCACCCGGGCGGGCACCGCGTTCGTCGACGTGAGCGCGACCGCCGGGTACCTGGACGCGCTGGCCGGGGCGACGCACGCCGCCCCGGTGGTGCTCAGCGTCGGCATCGCGCCCGGCCTGACCAACCTGCTCGCGCACGCGGTCGCCCGCCGGGACGCCGCGGCCGGCCGGGACGCCGCGGCCGGCCGGGACGCAAGCGGTGCCCTGGACATCGCCGTCGTCCTGGGCGCGGGCGAGGCGCACGGCGCCGCGGCGACGGCCTGGAGCCTCGGGCTGCTCGGCAGCCGGTTCCCCGACACGACCGCTCCGGGCCGGACCGTGCGCAGCTACACCCGCGGCGCGCGGTTCGCGCTGCCCGACGGCCCTCGGCGGCTGTACCGGACCGACTTCAGCGACCAGCACGTGCTGACCCGCGAGCTCGGCCGGCCCGTGCGGACCTACTTCGGCACGGACAGCCGGCTCGCCACGGCCGCGCTCGCCGCGCTGACCTGGGTGCCGCCGGTCGGGCGGCTCGCGGGCCGGGCGCACCTGCCGGGCGGGGAGGACTGGGTGCTCCAGGTCCGGGACGCCTCGGGACCTCGCGCGACCGTCACCGGGACCGGCCAGTCCCGGGCCACCGGCGTCCTCGCGGCGCGGGCCGCCGTCCTGGCCGCCGGCGCACCCGCGGGCGTGCACCACCTGCCCGCCCTCGCCCGCCTCGAGGACCTGGACCTGCCGTACCGCGTCGACTGGCACGAGGGCGCCCGCCCCGCTCCGGTAGCCTGA